The genomic region GTTTTATTTCCAATGGCCGCAGCGCCACCTTGCAAATAATCATCACGAAAATAATCGACTCCCAATTCATACAAAAGTTTAAAGGCATGATTGTGTTTGGCAAAGGTCTTGAAATAATCCGCACTCGCTTGTTGGGTAAAGTTGACATTGAGATAAGTGACATCAATCGCCCCACCTAAGGCTGGGGTCAGGTCCATAAAATGACTGCGGCTTAAATTAACCGATGGTAAAAAGGTAAGGTTAAGATTTTGCATCCCAACATTGTGCCCCATCCATTTTAACCCCATGGTATTACGCGCTAAATTTTCATGGGCATTGAGAGGCAACCCTTCAATGACTTGGGCTTCTGTGCCAGGGATATCACGATCGCTGTAATAGAGATTATTGACCCAAGTGGCTGACCAATTTTTGTTGATAGCAAAATCAAACCGCGAAAATAAATTTTCGCTCAAAATAGCATTGTTTTCGCGAGTAAAAGTTTGGCCGCCTCCAAACGCACGGCCCCCAATGGTTAGCGGAGTCGATTTAAATTTAAAATCACCTTGAGAATTTAAATGCGTATGATTGATTTGAAATCCCCATTTTTCAAAGCGCTTACTGATTCCCCCATCCAGGCGTGCTGTCCAAAAAGAACCTCCTGTTAAAGCCAAATGATAATCTTTTTCTCCCACGGCTTGCTGGCTCACAATATTCACCACTCCCCCAATGGCATCGCCACCAAAACGACTGCTCCCCCCACCACGAATGACCTCCACTCGATCCGCCGCGTTCAAGGGCAGTGTCGAAAAATCAAGTGAATACCCCTGCGGCGTATTGATACGAATGCCATCCACAAATACCGCCACTTGTTCACTACTAGATCCACGGATCTGCAAGGTCGTGTAATGCCCCAGGCCACTGGTTTCTTTGGTGTAAACCCCGACTTCTTTAGTTAAGACCTCGGGCAAAGTACGCATTTGCAGTTTAAATTTTTTAGGTTGAATAATAGAAGAAAAAGCCGAGGGTTTTTCTAAAGATTCTTTAGAAATTTCTTCTTCGGCTACAATCTCACCTAAATCCGCTTCGCCTGACAAAGGCGGTTC from Deltaproteobacteria bacterium harbors:
- a CDS encoding TonB-dependent receptor, producing MFSCLAWAEPPLSGEADLGEIVAEEEISKESLEKPSAFSSIIQPKKFKLQMRTLPEVLTKEVGVYTKETSGLGHYTTLQIRGSSSEQVAVFVDGIRINTPQGYSLDFSTLPLNAADRVEVIRGGGSSRFGGDAIGGVVNIVSQQAVGEKDYHLALTGGSFWTARLDGGISKRFEKWGFQINHTHLNSQGDFKFKSTPLTIGGRAFGGGQTFTRENNAILSENLFSRFDFAINKNWSATWVNNLYYSDRDIPGTEAQVIEGLPLNAHENLARNTMGLKWMGHNVGMQNLNLTFLPSVNLSRSHFMDLTPALGGAIDVTYLNVNFTQQASADYFKTFAKHNHAFKLLYELGVDYFRDDYLQGGAAAIGNKTRLSNALLLQDEISLWQEKLYLNPSLRFQHALDFGSEWAGHLGIILKPIAHLYFKINVGNSFRFPNFTELYLPNLGYLRGNPQLSKESAFNFDGGVGVKFSKLEAEVVYFRNDIANSIIFVPVSAYTIAPINTNDLVTQGVETNLTVQPFSFLELKGNYTFLDSSFENSSAQLPGRPRHKINGSIELSNAWGVLFAEVNWVDDLPIDFANTTFIKNRTLVDVGGTLKFKKFYFLTVQVKNVSNVSTLDARGFPLPGIQAYVTVGYKS